ATGATTCCTGCTTCTGCCTTAATTATGGCGGGAGGCAAAGGTGAACGATTGAAACCTCTAACAGATTCGGTGCCAAAGCCCATGCTCAAAGTGGGGAACAAACCAATCATTGAATATAACATTGATCGTTTGGCTAGTTTCGGTATAACACAGCAATACATCAGTATTAAGTATTTGGGAAGTCAAATTGAAGATTATTTTGGAGATGGCCAGGCGAAGGAGATTTCGATAAAATATATTCAGGAAGATCAACCTTTGGGAACCTTGGGAGCACTTGCTTTGGTAAAAGAGATTAAGCATGAGCATCTTTTGGTTATGAATTCCGACATATTAACTAATATTGATTACGAGGATTTCTTTAAGTTCTATATTGAATCGGGGGCTGATTTATGCGTGGCCAGTATTCCGTATAAAGTGAAGATTCCTTATGCTGTGTTGGAAACAAACGAGAATAGCATACTTTCATTTAAAGAAAAGCCCACTTATACCTACTATTCAAACGGCGGTATTTATTTCATGCGATCGGCTTTAAAGGAAATGATTCCATCGAATTCATTTTACAATGCCACCGATTTGATGGAAGAATTAATTAAAGAAGGAAGGAAAGTTGCTCACTATCCCTTGTTAAGTTATTGGTTAGATATTGGTCGCCATGAAGATTTCGCTAAAGCCCAGGAAGAAGTGAAGCA
Above is a window of Solitalea lacus DNA encoding:
- a CDS encoding nucleotidyltransferase family protein — translated: MKDFSKHIILNTASARDALRKLDNLPSLEDRTLFVIDDTNKLLGSITDGDIRRGLLNDKEISDNCTVFMNPGFKRLSESNISLEQINEFRGKDIYLVPVLNGSGEIVQLLDLKKQRSMIPASALIMAGGKGERLKPLTDSVPKPMLKVGNKPIIEYNIDRLASFGITQQYISIKYLGSQIEDYFGDGQAKEISIKYIQEDQPLGTLGALALVKEIKHEHLLVMNSDILTNIDYEDFFKFYIESGADLCVASIPYKVKIPYAVLETNENSILSFKEKPTYTYYSNGGIYFMRSALKEMIPSNSFYNATDLMEELIKEGRKVAHYPLLSYWLDIGRHEDFAKAQEEVKHVKW